A genomic window from Henckelia pumila isolate YLH828 unplaced genomic scaffold, ASM3356847v2 CTG_549, whole genome shotgun sequence includes:
- the LOC140873403 gene encoding pentatricopeptide repeat-containing protein At4g01990, mitochondrial-like, producing the protein MATRRISGVILHESSPAFARSLCTVKESTKTVKEMKNLLFNRVSRLSPSSKTTANDVLDKWVAEGNPVKRFDLVNLIGYCRNRKKFPLALQLSDWMEKTNFKINNADQAVRIDLLYKTKDLASAEKYFDSLQDSEKTAKTFGAILSCYCNEKAFDKASETFEKMKVLNYATTLNYNNMLALYHNMDQSEKVISLVEEMEEKHIAIDVYTYNLLINSYAAMKNFDAVEEVVEKMKSNNVELSLFTFGNLATIYVNCGLLEKANHFLEMMDKKDDHVKGFGVEASRTRMKLYSEMNDLSGVKRVWESLKSTDGHPSNTSYLSMLVALSKLGDQESLENIFKEWEMGCSHYDFRLPNVLLKFYLRRDMIEEATTLYDNLVSKGMERYLSTVVLFATLCIKKGQIDLALKYLETGMDKAKQKEKEFVLSEETIKLFLDYFDENFDEDRAEKFVHCMRKIHGVESSVCDSLLSKIRASNRAIDS; encoded by the exons ATGGCGACTCGTAGAATCAGCGGTGTAATCCTCCATGAATCATCCCCAGCATTTGCTCGATCGTTGTGTACGGTGAAGGAATCAACGAAGACGGTGAAGGAGATGAAGAACCTTCTGTTCAACAGAGTTTCCAGGCTCTCTCCTTCCTCCAAAACCACCGCCAATGACGTTCTTGACAAATGGGTGGCGGAAGGGAATCCCGTCAAGCGCTTCGATTTGGTCAACCTCATCGGTTATTGCCGGAATCGCAAAAAGTTTCCCCTCGCTCTTCAG CTGTCTGATTGGATGGAAAAAACGAATTTCAAAATAAACAATGCTGATCAAGCTGTGCGTATCGACCTCCTCTACAAGACAAAAGATTTAGCTTCGGCAGAAAAATACTTCGATAGCCTCCAAGACTCAGAAAAAACTGCGAAAACCTTTGGTGCGATTCTGAGCTGTTATTGCAACGAGAAAGCATTTGATAAGGCTTCAGAGACCTTTGAGAAAATGAAGGTGTTGAATTATGCGACCACTCTAAATTACAATAATATGCTTGCGCTCTACCATAACATGGACCAATCCGAAAAGGTAATCTCATTAGTCGAAGAAATGGAGGAGAAACATATCGCTATTGACGTTTATACTtataatttattgattaataGTTATGCTGCTATGAAAAATTTTGATGCTGTTGAAGAAGTTGTCGAGAAAATGAAAAGTAATAACGTGGAGTTAAGTTTGTTTACATTTGGAAATCTAGCTACCATATATGTCAATTGTGGGTTGTTAGAAAAGGCCAACCATTTTCTTGAAATGATGGATAAAAAGGATGATCACGTGAAAGGGTTTGGAGTTGAAGCTTCGCGAACACGTATGAAGTTGTACAGTGAGATGAATGATTTATCAGGAGTTAAACGGGTATGGGAGTCTTTGAAGTCTACTGATGGGCACCCAAGTAATACTAGTTATCTCTCCATGCTTGTAGCTCTTTCCAAACTCGGGGATCAAGAAAGCCTAGAGAATATTTTTAAGGAGTGGGAAATGGGATGTTCCCATTATGATTTCAGGTTACCGAATGTGTTACTAAAGTTTTACCTCAGACGGGACATGATTGAGGAGGCCACAACGCTCTACGACAATTTGGTTAGCAAAGGGATGGAACGTTATTTAAGCACAGTGGTCTTGTTTGCTACTCTATGCATAAAAAAGGGACAGATAGATTTGGCTCTTAAGTATCTGGAAACAGGCATGGATAAAGCGAAACAGAAGGAGAAGGAATTTGTTCTATCAGAGGAAACAATTAAACTTTTTCTGGATTATTTTGATGAGAATTTTGATGAAGATAGAGCTGAGAAGTTTGTCCACTGCATGAGGAAGATCCACGGAGTCGAATCCTCTGTATGTGATTCCTTGCTTTCAAAGATCAGAGCATCCAATAGGGCCATTGATAGCTAA